The Verrucomicrobiota bacterium JB022 genome has a window encoding:
- the trpA gene encoding tryptophan synthase subunit alpha yields MNRIARQFAEGKAADRALFISYLCAGDPTLEHSFQACKSVLEAGTDLLELGVPFSDPLADGRVNQEAATRALEAGATFDGVMDCIAKIRERSEIPMIFYAYMNPLLARGFDQSIAAAAQAGIDGFLLLDLPLEEAKPYRGALRRNALNGIQLVTPTTPDERIGKIVKQANGFIYCVSREGVTGVQDKIADGAGALVQRIKDHSDLPVALGFGIGTPEQARDAAALADAVVVGSAIVNAFHNNPHTAEGRADAAASVGEMVRAVKEI; encoded by the coding sequence ATGAACCGCATTGCGCGACAGTTCGCCGAGGGCAAGGCTGCCGATCGGGCACTCTTTATTTCCTACCTCTGCGCCGGTGATCCGACGCTGGAGCACTCCTTCCAGGCCTGCAAGAGCGTGCTCGAGGCCGGCACCGACCTGCTGGAGCTGGGCGTGCCGTTCTCCGATCCGCTGGCCGACGGCCGCGTCAACCAGGAGGCCGCCACGCGCGCCCTGGAGGCCGGTGCCACATTTGACGGGGTGATGGATTGCATCGCGAAAATCCGCGAACGCTCTGAAATTCCGATGATTTTTTATGCGTACATGAACCCGCTGCTGGCCCGCGGATTCGATCAGTCGATCGCCGCGGCGGCGCAGGCCGGCATCGATGGATTCCTGCTGCTGGACCTTCCGCTGGAGGAGGCGAAGCCCTACCGCGGGGCGCTGCGCCGCAATGCGCTCAACGGCATTCAGCTGGTCACCCCGACGACGCCGGATGAGCGGATCGGTAAAATCGTGAAGCAGGCCAATGGATTTATTTACTGCGTGTCCCGCGAAGGGGTCACCGGCGTACAGGATAAAATTGCCGATGGGGCCGGGGCACTGGTGCAGCGTATTAAAGACCACAGCGACCTGCCGGTGGCGCTCGGTTTCGGAATCGGAACCCCGGAACAGGCGCGTGATGCGGCGGCATTGGCCGACGCCGTGGTGGTGGGCAGCGCCATTGTGAATGCTTTTCATAACAACCCGCATACCGCCGAGGGCCGTGCCGATGCCGCCGCGTCCGTCGGCGAAATGGTTAGAGCAGTAAAGGAGATTTAG